CACGGCCGTCGCTTTGCTGATCACGGTGGGGGACCACAACGCCTGGACAGTGAGGCGTCCTTCGCCGTCCTGTCGAGCGTTCCTGGGGACGCTGGCAGTTGCGTCGCCTCAACCGTGGTGGCGACCGTCAGGCCAATGCCGCGCTCCACCGCATCGTGTTCATCCGCCTGCGGGTCGACCCGCGCACTCCGGACTATTACGAGCGCCGGATCAAGGAGGGTAAGGCCCGTCGCGAAATCGTCCGTCGCCTCAAACACTACGCGGCCCGGGACGTCTTCCACCTGGTCGGACAGCTACAGCCAGGACCCCGCTCATAGGTGCTGTCGTCGAGAGCATGGCAGCAGACGCTGAGTACTGGTTTCGCACCTACACCTGGCTTTCCAGTAGGCGTAGCCGCCTCTCCATATTGTCGGCCTCGGTAATCTCGCCCTGGCTGCGGGCGTCCTCAATGCCTTTTCTGATTATTCCACGAGCCTGCTCGGTGAGCAGCTCCGGGTTCTGTTTGAGAACTCGCATGGCAGCTTGGTCGGTCGTGGCTCTCATGAAGCTGTTGATCCCATCAAACAGCGGCTGCATGAAAGTACCCACCACTTCAGCCATTTGACGGGCGAACTCTTCATCGCTTGGGTCGGGTTGCGTTGACATCGCGTCCCACCTCGCAGTAATCAGGAATGCAATCTAATTACTAGTGACCGCCTGAAGAGGCGAGCTCATCCCCTTTATCCAGACCAACACACTAGTGGACGCCCTGCAACTTTCCGAGTCTTTACCCGGATCGTCGGCAGGGTGCGGCCTCGTTGCGTTAGCGATCCTGTCGGGTGATGACGGAGCGGCTGATCGCGGTGTCCGAGCCTTTTGGATCACCAAACCCCGTTCACCGCGCGGGGAGCGTGCTACTTCACCAAGATGCGGCGGAGAGCACGTGGGCAGATCCTGGGAGTACTGATGATTTGGGGGTGAAGCTGCTGAATCTTTGGTTACAGAGGTTTCGCACACAATCGCGGTGGCGTAGATCAGCTCGGTGGTGTGAGGGCTAATTCCGACACACCGGTGACGACCGCGGGCCATCGGATGGCGTCGCCGAGCTGCGGCGACGCGGTGGAGTGAATTATGACAAATGCAGGCTCCCCAGAAGGGGCTGGCGCTGAGTACGGCGAGGATCGCGCTCGGCTAGAGAGGCTGCAGAGGGATAGGTCAGGACCACCTCAGGCTCAAGCCCGTGCGTTGCTTGAGTTTGCCACGGAGCTTGTGACTGCTGGCAATCTCGATGTCGGATGGCTGGCCTCGACTGCTGCCCTGCAACGTCTGGAGGAAGAGGAGGACACAAACTTCATACTCCGTAGCTACGCCCACATGCAGGTGGGTGGGCTAGCCATGATGCAAGGAGACCAAGAGCAGGCCCAGTTGCACATGGAACGGATGGGGCACTTTGCTGAAATTGCTGGGGATTCCGAGGCGCAGACACGAGCTGAGACGTTGCTCGCCGGCCTGGCCCAGGCCCGGGGCGACCTAGCACAGGCACAGCAGCACTGGGGTCAAGTGCTCCGCTTGAGCGCGATGGCCGAGGACGTGGATCAGCAAGCTGCCGCGAACTGGTTCATCGGCATGCTCGCAGTCGACCAGGGAAAGCTAGCGGAGGCAAGATGCCACGTCGAGCAGGTGCTGGAGTTGACGGAAAATCCGCTGCTACTAGGCGGGGCCGAGCTACTCCTCGGCGGACTCGCGCGGCGCCAAGGCAATCTTGTGAAGGCCAAGCAGCATGCGCGGCGATCGATTGAGTTGGCGGAGGCTGCGGATAGCGTGCTCGGGCGAGGGGACTCTTACCTTTTCGCGGCTCAGCTGTCGCGGGACGACGGTGAGCTGGACGAGGCGCAACAGTTTGCTGATCAGGCATTGAACCTGGCCGAGGCGGCCAACGACGAGCTGGAGCCTGAGGAGTCACTTAGATTCCTGAGCCAAGCCCACTGTGTTGTAGGGACGTTGGCCAGGGAACGGGGAGATCTTGCAGAGGGACAACGGCTTGCTGAAAAGGCGTTGGAACTGGCCGAGACCGCCGGAAGTCGTGGGATGCAGGCCGATGCTCACGACCTGCTGGCATTGATTTCGGGGCATGAATGGGGGGATCTATCCCGGGCACGGCAGCATGCGGAGCGGGCGTTGGAGCTGGCCGAGGCTACGGGTGATGTATTGCAGCAGAGTCGAGCCCAACACAAGCTGGGTGAGCTGGCCGGGCATGAGTCTGGTGACCTGACCCAGGCGCGAGAGCAAGTGCAGCGGGCGTTGCAGCTGGCCGAGGCCGCCGAGGACGTGTTCGAACAAGCCCACGACCATGCGATGCTCGGCGAGATAGCCCGGGTCCAGGGTGCCCCCAGCGTGTTTGAAGACCATGTGCAGCGGGCACTGGAGCTGGCCGAGGCTGTCCACCATAGGGTGGGTCAGGGCAACGCCCACCACCTTCTTGCGGAGCTGTACTACCAGCGGGTGGACGTCCCGCAGGCGCGAGAACACCTGGAACAGGCTCTGTCGCTTGCTAGGAGTGCTGGGGATACGCCGGAGCAGAGCAAGGCACACTTGATGCTCGGCGACCTCGCTCGCCTACGCCAGGAATATCCTTCCGCCCGCGATCATGCTCAGAAGGCCCTCGAGCTGGCAGTGGAGGCGGGGGATGATCTCGGTGCAGCCAAGGCCCATGTGGTCCTGTCGAATGCGCTAGTAGCGGACTCGCCCTGGGAGCTAGCGACGGCGCTCAAGCACATGATGGCAGCTATCCGCACACGGGAAAGAGTGCGACTGCGAGTAGGCAGTTCGGCCGACCGGGCGCGCATCCTCGCCGAATCCGCGGACTGGGACCAGGTAGCTCTGTCGCAGGCCGCAAGCCTTGGTGATGGATGGGCTGGCCTAGAACTTGCAGAGATCGGCCGGGGAGAGGCGGTGGCGCAACTTTTGCACTCCCGCGGCACTTACGGTGACGCGCCAGAACCGGTACGAGCCCTGCTACACGATCTGGACGAGCTGCACTCCCGCAAGGGGGCACTGTTGGACCCGCGGCCCATCGCTGACGAGCCTGTCATCAACCCGAGACTGCTGCGCGCCCGTAAGGAGGCCCAGGAGGAACTCGACGAGCGGATCGCACAACTCCACAGGGAACTGGCTACGGCCGTGGGCAGCGCGTTCCAGCGCGCCTTCACGGCTGAGCCGATTGCCGCCGACAGCTTGCGGGGGCGTCTGCATGGAAACGTCCATGCGCTACTGCTCAGACTCTTTCCATACAGCCAGGAGTCTGGCGGCCGGCTCCTGTACTCCGTGTGGGTACCTCCGGAACCCACCGAATCGCCAGTCATCGAAGAGAAGAAGCTAACCGCGGAGCAGGTCAACTGGCTGACCGACCTGACGAGTCCGAGAGACGCACACCTAGCCGGTTGGCGTCTACTAGAAGACACCGGACATCGCTGGCGCCGTGAGCTGGGCGAGTGTCTGCTGCCCGTAGGGCTGCGCACGCTCTTGAGCGACGTGAGCCGGAACACGGAAGGAGAACCGCCAACCCTGCTGATCGTGCCTAGCGGGGAACTTTGGGGGCTACCATTCGCCACCCTTGACGTTAGCGGGCGCTGCCTGCTGGATCTCGCTGCCCTAACCTTGCTGCCTGCTTTGCGGATGCTGCCCGAAACCCCGCCGTTGAGGAAACCACAAAAAGACGGCCGAGGGCCGGCACGAGCCCTGGCATACATAACCAGACCAGACGCGCAAGCCGAACGCGACCAGCTCGCCCACGACTACGGGAGCCAACTAGATGTAGAAACCGACCCCCAACAGCTGGTGACTAAGCTACGCAACGGCGACCGTTACCAACTTGGAGTTCTGTCCGTACACGGGGACGCGGAACTCGGACTGGCGCACAGCATCGAACTCCAGCGCGATCCACCCCACAAACTGTCCGCAGCCCGCCTCCTCGGCCTCAGCCTTCCGTCGCGTCTAGTGATCGGAGCCTGCTGGTCAACGCGCGTGTCGTCCGGCCCAGGCGAGGAGCCGATTGGACTGCCTACTGTGGCCCTCACTCGCGGCGCTACCTCGCTCACGACTGCGCTCTACCCGGTCCCAGACAAGGCCACGGGAACTATTCTTGCCGCCTATTACCAGCAACTGGCTGCCGGCGTGCCACCCGTTCACGCCTTGCGTAACGCGCAGAGAGGCTACGTCGTCGCTGCGCAGCACGACGATTCTCCCGATTGGGAGCTTGGAAGGACTCCTGGGTACTGGGCAGGGTTGACGCTGCTCACCATCGAACCCGGACCGCAAGGCTCTGGCGATCGGGATGGATGACCTCAGCCACCTGCAGTCTCGCCAGCGTCTGGGTGCCAGAGCCAGCACTTCGAGCCATGGTTGAAGCTCAAAGTTCCGGACCCGAAGCGTGACAGATCCAGACTGTGGAGTTGCTCATACGCTTCTTCGGGAAGACCCGGCTCCAGGAGTACCCGCAGCTCCGTTTCCCTGTCCTGGAACGCCGCTTTGCGACCTCCGGCACCGGACGCTTGGAAAAGATCCTCAATTGCTTGCCGAAGTGCTCGGTAGGCATCTTCGCCCATGCTGCTGAGAAACGCCTGCAGCGGGAGAATTACAAGAATTAACAACAGCTCGATACTGCGCACATTTGGGCGAGGGGTAGGGGTATGGACGCCCAACGCCGACAACGTATCGAGGAGATGCTGACTCATGTCTCTTGGTATATCTTCACCGAAGAAGCTGACATCTGCCTCTATCACATCTGACCTGCTCACGAACCCTCCTTCGCGCCCGCCGTCTGGGTAGTTGGCGAGCAGACATCGGATTGCGCCAAGTGACCTCCCCCCACCAGGTCAGCACACACTCGTGTGCCTCGCACCCTTTGAACAGCGCATCGGGGCAATCCCCGAATGCCGCATAGTCTGGATTGCTCCTTGAGGCAGCTTGCCAAGCTCCACTGGCGCATCGAGCACGACTACCGCGAGATGAAGCAGGCCCTGGGGTTGACCCAGGGCCCTGATAGTTTGCCCGGTTCGTCTGAACTTGGTCGGTTGATGTCGGCCGCGAGCCCCGGCCACAGTCGAACACGACCCCTGTGGATCATGGAATTCTCTACGCTTCAAGATCCACGAAGGTGCCGTGCTCGTCCCGCTATCATCCCTCATGCCTGTTCCCGTTTCCCGCGCACCCCGTCTGCAAGTCCTGCGTGAGGGCGCCGCGCGGGACCAAGTCCGCAGTCTGGCCGTCGAGTTCGAATCGCTCACCGATCCACGCGGAGCCAGCGGGGTGCGCTACCGGCTCTCTTCCCTGCTGGCCCTGGTGGTCTGCGTGAGGACGCCCGCGGGACACGATTCGATCACCGCGGCGGCGGAGTGGTGCTGGCGGGCGGCCCCCGAGGAACTGGCCGCCTTCGGCCTGCCCTACCACCCGCTCCTGGGCCGCTACCGGGCGCCGAGTGAGAAGCCCCTGCGCAGCGTGCTGTCACGCCTCGATCCCGCCGAGCTCAGCGCGGCCGGATTCGCCTGCCTGACATCCCTGCTTCCCGACGAGCGCGCGACTCCCGCGCCGCTGATGCCCGACGGCGGCCCCGAGCGCGAACAGCGCCGGGCCTACCAGGCTGCCGCACAGGCCGATCCGGTGCGCCGCAGGCGCCGGGCGATCGCGGTGGACGGCAAGTGCCTCGCCGCCCGTCCCCCAAATCATTGCCGGGAGAACTCGTGACCGTGAGCAAGAACATCAACAACCCTGTGGGCATGGGCGGCGGCCAGCGCAAGACGCTGTCCCGGGCCGAATGAGGTTCCCCCTGCCGGCCGGACAGCTTGATACTGGGACGGATGGTCCCGGAGGAAGCAGTCACAAGTAGTGAGTAACAAGAGCAACATGAGCAAGCGGTACACGGCCGAGTTCAAGCGGGACGCGGTCGCCTTGGCGTTGTCCTCGGAGAAGACGGTCACCGAGGTCGCGCGGGATCTGGGCGTGAGTCCGGAAGGGCTGCGCGGGTGGGTGAAGCAGGCGAAGGTCGACCGCGGTGAGGGGCCCGCCGGGGCTTTGACCACTGCGGAGCGTGAGGAGTTGGTCCGGCTGCGGCGGAAGGTTCGCGAGCAGGAGGCCACGATCGAGGTTCTGGGAAAAGCGACCGCCTTCTTCGCTCAGGACAAGATGAGGTAGACACCGCGGCACGGTGTCGTTTCATCGATGCGGAGAAGGCGTCGGAGGGTAATCCTGCAGGTCAAAGCGTTGCGTTTCTGTGCCGTGTGCTGGGAGTGCCCCGTTCCACCTACTACGCGCACAGGGCGTCACGGCCGGCCCGGACGGTGCGGGAGCGGGCGGAGGAGGCGCTGGTGGGCGAGATCCGGGTGCTTCACGCCGGATCTCGCGGTGCCTACGGGGCCCCGCGGATCCACGCCGCCCTGCGGCGGGCCGGGCGGGTGGTGAACTCCAAGAAGATCGAGCGGCTGATGCGCAGGCACCGGGTCGTCGGGATCACCCGCCGCCGGCGGCGGGGCCTGACCCGGCAGGCGAAGCGGGCGGTGTTCGCGCCCGACCTGATCGGCCGGGACTTCACCGCGCCCCGGCCCGGGATGCGGCTCGTCGGCGACATGACTGAACTCGGCACGCTGGAAGGGAAGTTGTATCTGGCGACCTGTATCGATCTCGCGACGCGGGAGGTGGTCGGCTGGGCGATGGCCGACCACCACCGCGCCGAGCTGCCGGTCGCCGCCTTGCGGATGGCGGCCGGGCGTGGCGGCCTGGAGCACGGTTGCGTCATGCATACGGATCGCGGCAGCGAGTACACGAGTGACGAATTCCGCAGCGAAATACGCAAGTTGCGCATGAGGCAGTCGATGGGGCGCGTCGGCTCTTGTTACGATAATGCCGCCGCGGAAAGCTGGTTCGCCATCCTGAAAGCGGAGATCGGGACGACCATGTGGGAGACCCGCGAGGCCGCCCGGGCCGACGTTTTCCGCTACGTCGAGGTCGAGTACAACCGCAGCCGGCTCCGTCGGCACCCCGACTACGGGTACGTCACCCCGCTCGAAACGAGATCCTTGCTCAGGCAGAACCTCGTCCCGGCAGCGTAAACACCCGCTGTCCAGTTCGCGGGGGGAACTTCAGAACGGCAGAACAACGGTCCGCACCGCAACCTCGACCGCCAGGGTGCAGCCGACCAGAAGGCGGAGCTGATGCGCAAGATGCGCGAGAAGGCAGGCGCAGCCGAGGGCGCCGGGCAGACGAGCGACGACACCGGACTGCGACGCGCGGTCCGGGCCCTGCTGCCGTACCGGGCGTGGCCGGTCCCGCTCAGCTCTCGGCCGAGCATCCGCGTCTCAGTCGACCACCCGGGGCGGCCGCAGATTCAGCAGCCCCGTCACCGCCAACACCCGAGCTGCATCAGCAGGATCAGCACCAGCGCGTTCCCCGTGCCCAGCCCGGGTGACACTGTCAGGAGGAGCGTGCAGGGCGTCCTTCACCGCTTAATTCGGGGTCAGTCCTGTCGAGCGTTCCTGGGGACGCCGGCAGTTGCGTCGCCTCAACCGTGGTGGCGACCGTCAGGCCAATGCCGCGCTCCACCGCATCGTGTTCATCCGCCTGCGGGTCGACCCGCGCACTCCGGACTATTACGAGCGCCGGATCAAGGAGGGTAAGACCCGTCGCGAAATCGTCCGTCGCTTCAAAGGCTACGCGGCCCGGGACGTCTTCCACCTGGTCGGACAGCTACAGCCAGGACCCCGCTCATAGGGGCTGTCGTGACAGGTGAGGATTCCCGTCGGATCGCTCCGGCGGGGGTCCTGCGTAGACGGGGACCTGATACAACGACGCCCCGCTGGCTGCGGCGGGGCGTCGTCGTGCAAATATTCCGTTGATGTTGCGGGCGTCAGGCACTCAGGCCGGACGGGTGTCAGTCCGAGAAGTCGAGGCTCTCCTGACCAGGGCCGGGGGCGCGTCGAGACTTCCGCGGCGGTTTCGGTTCCTTAGTTGCGTAGGCAGGTACGGGCAGGATGCCCTCGCCCCGTAGGTCGTCCGTGCTGATGAGCGGGCCGCTGCTCACTGCATCCAGCAGCCGGGCCTGTCGGGGTTCGAGGGCTACGAGGAGCCCGAGCGCGTTGATGAGGTCAAGCAGATCAACGGTCCACCGGGCAGGCCAGGTCGGGGGCAGGATGTCATTCAACGGGGTCTGTCGTTCCACGTCTGGCTTGCGCTTGCGGAAGCTGAACCACTTGCGGATCACCTGCACCCCGCCGATCCGATAGTCCCAGACTTCCGGCGCCACCGGACGTATGCAGCCCGTGCCCACCGTGAGGGTTCGCGTGGACGCGTCGTAAGAGATGTCCGCGGGTAACCCGTCGTCCTCTCCGATCACGACGACGCATTCCGGTTGTTCCTCGGGGGGAAGCCTCGGGGACGAGCCAGGTGAACTGTCGTGGTGGGAGGCGAAGCGCTGGCCGTACGTGTGGATCCACACCGTGCGCCTGCCCACTTCCACGAGCTCCGCCCATAGAGCCGGGTCGCGTGTTATAGGGATACGGACACCGCGCTCGGCGAGGTTCGCGGCGAAGCGGCGGGTGTAGCCGCTGTGGCCGGCTGTTCCCGCGATGTACGCGAAGAGGTCCTCGGCGGTGACCGTCACGCCGTGCGTCTTGGTGAGAAGACGCAGCAGGCCAGGGGTGACGTTTGGTTCAGCCTGGTGAGTGTGGCGGTAGAGAGGGGCGACGCGGCCGCCTTCGGTGCCTTTGAAGTGGTGCATGTCGGGCAGCAGGGCAGTGAAACTCACCGCCGGCCCCGGACGGCCTGATTCCGTGTGGAGTTCGGACAGGTAGATCTGACGCTGGTCGTTGTGGGCGAACCACAAGGCCGGTCGCGGAAAGTCGATCACTCGTCTGTCCGCGATGATGTACTGCCTGTCGAAGGTCATCCGGCCGTAGGGAACAGTGACCGGCAACGTCTCCTTCTCCGCGGCAAGGCTGTCCCTTTCCTGCTGGCCGGGCAGTGGTGGTTCCGGCTTATCCGGACGGCGGTCTCTGGTTGTTTTCAGCAGTGCGGCCTTGTCCTCCGCTGGGGCTTGGACGAGTCTGCGCCACCGGCTCTCCAGGACGTCGCGGCTGGGTGAGACGGGCCAGCTGCGGTTGTTCTTGTTGCCGGAGCTCGTCCAGGGCAGTAGGGCATCCACCGGTGGCATTGCCGACCACTCGGAGTCGGACAGGACGTGAAAAGGCGCGGTCCACTGTGTGGGGCAGAGTTGCCAGGAGGTCCCGTCGCGATGGCCGTCGAGGCCAAGCCCTTCCAGCCAGTTGAACTTCTCCTCGCGTGTGCCCGCGGGGACGTCGAGTCGCCAGACCCGCGCCGGTGTACTCGCGTCCGGGGCGCCATGGCGGACGAAGACGGCGATGCAGATCTCCCGCTTGACATCCTGGAAGACACGGGTGCGCGTGTCGGAGTAGGCGCCCTCGGGACAGAGACCGATGACCCAGCCCTCGTCGGCGGCCTCGCGTAGGTAGTGGCGCATGCCGGCCGAGCCCTCGCTGTCCAGGTATCCGGAGTTGGTGATGAGGGCGACGATCCCGCTGGGGGCCTTCGGCGCTCCCGAGGCGGTCAACTGGTCGAAGACCTTCCAGGTGGACCACGCCCAGAAGTAGACGTAGAGGTTGTCGAGGGCGTATCCGACGCGTCCGTTGTCCTCTGGGTGGAAGCGGGCGAGGATCGGGCCCTGGCCGTTCGGGTTGCCCTCGGTGACCCAGCGTCCGACGCCCGACTGTCTCGCACCCCGCAGGTAGGGTGGATTGCCGATGACCACCATGACCTTCTCGTCCGCCTTGATCTTGTTCGCCATGCGGCGGTGGCGGGCGATCGCCTCGTACATGAAGCCCAGGTGGTGCTCGACGGCGGGATCGTCGAGTGTGTCGGCCACCAGAAGCCTCGGCGGGCGGCGCGTGATGTCGGCGTCGTGGGACCGGAAGGCGTGGTGCACACGGAGTTCGGCGACGGCGTACGGCCCGGTCTGTTTCTCCAGCCCGGCCAGTCGGCCCGAGAGTTCCCGGAGAAGCCCGGACTTGAGCGTGCTGCCGTACTTCAGTGTCAGGGACTTGGCGACGTGGTCGATGATGTTGATGAGGAAGGTCCCGGTGCCCATGGCCGGATCGACGACGGTGACGTCCTCGCTTCCGTAGCCGTCCTCCTGGCCGAGCCGGTCACGCAGCACTTCGTCGGTGAAGCCGACCATGAAGCGGACGACCTCGCCGGCCGTGTAGTACGTACCCGTCCGCCGTCGCAGTTCCGGGTCGTAGGCGCTCAGAAAGCCCTCGTACAGGTGGAGGTAGGTGTCTCCGGTCTCGTCCTTGAACATCTCGGGGTCGACGGCCGATAAGACGTCGATCAGCGGGTCGATGATGCCCCGCAGATCGTCGAGGGCGTCGTCCGTCAGCACCGCCAGCGCCTTGCCCATCAAGGAATGCCGCTTGCCCAGTCGGATCGCGACCTCGGGGAGCGTGAGCCTGCCCAGATCAATGTGTTCAAGACGAGCCAGCAGCATGGCAAACGTCAGCGTCTGACTGTATTGGTCCGCGAACTCTTCCGGGCGAGCGTCGGGGAAGAGCAGGTCCTTCCAGTTGTCGGCCAGGATTGAGAACGCAGCGTCAGCCTCCCCGTGCTCCTCGCGGGTGAGGCGTTCGGTGACCTCGTCACGCAGCAGGGCG
The Streptomyces sp. NBC_01485 genome window above contains:
- a CDS encoding tetratricopeptide repeat protein; amino-acid sequence: MTAGNLDVGWLASTAALQRLEEEEDTNFILRSYAHMQVGGLAMMQGDQEQAQLHMERMGHFAEIAGDSEAQTRAETLLAGLAQARGDLAQAQQHWGQVLRLSAMAEDVDQQAAANWFIGMLAVDQGKLAEARCHVEQVLELTENPLLLGGAELLLGGLARRQGNLVKAKQHARRSIELAEAADSVLGRGDSYLFAAQLSRDDGELDEAQQFADQALNLAEAANDELEPEESLRFLSQAHCVVGTLARERGDLAEGQRLAEKALELAETAGSRGMQADAHDLLALISGHEWGDLSRARQHAERALELAEATGDVLQQSRAQHKLGELAGHESGDLTQAREQVQRALQLAEAAEDVFEQAHDHAMLGEIARVQGAPSVFEDHVQRALELAEAVHHRVGQGNAHHLLAELYYQRVDVPQAREHLEQALSLARSAGDTPEQSKAHLMLGDLARLRQEYPSARDHAQKALELAVEAGDDLGAAKAHVVLSNALVADSPWELATALKHMMAAIRTRERVRLRVGSSADRARILAESADWDQVALSQAASLGDGWAGLELAEIGRGEAVAQLLHSRGTYGDAPEPVRALLHDLDELHSRKGALLDPRPIADEPVINPRLLRARKEAQEELDERIAQLHRELATAVGSAFQRAFTAEPIAADSLRGRLHGNVHALLLRLFPYSQESGGRLLYSVWVPPEPTESPVIEEKKLTAEQVNWLTDLTSPRDAHLAGWRLLEDTGHRWRRELGECLLPVGLRTLLSDVSRNTEGEPPTLLIVPSGELWGLPFATLDVSGRCLLDLAALTLLPALRMLPETPPLRKPQKDGRGPARALAYITRPDAQAERDQLAHDYGSQLDVETDPQQLVTKLRNGDRYQLGVLSVHGDAELGLAHSIELQRDPPHKLSAARLLGLSLPSRLVIGACWSTRVSSGPGEEPIGLPTVALTRGATSLTTALYPVPDKATGTILAAYYQQLAAGVPPVHALRNAQRGYVVAAQHDDSPDWELGRTPGYWAGLTLLTIEPGPQGSGDRDG
- a CDS encoding transposase, with translation MSKRYTAEFKRDAVALALSSEKTVTEVARDLGVSPEGLRGWVKQAKVDRGEGPAGALTTAEREELVRLRRKVREQEATIEVLGKATAFFAQDKMR
- a CDS encoding IS3 family transposase, which produces MDAEKASEGNPAGQSVAFLCRVLGVPRSTYYAHRASRPARTVRERAEEALVGEIRVLHAGSRGAYGAPRIHAALRRAGRVVNSKKIERLMRRHRVVGITRRRRRGLTRQAKRAVFAPDLIGRDFTAPRPGMRLVGDMTELGTLEGKLYLATCIDLATREVVGWAMADHHRAELPVAALRMAAGRGGLEHGCVMHTDRGSEYTSDEFRSEIRKLRMRQSMGRVGSCYDNAAAESWFAILKAEIGTTMWETREAARADVFRYVEVEYNRSRLRRHPDYGYVTPLETRSLLRQNLVPAA
- a CDS encoding type ISP restriction/modification enzyme; this encodes MARGDVRAGKGTTGSVADLVAQFGEEVRAKLQGPAGAVSSKEDTLTAPVEHLLRGMASRQRLKLIVHGQSRIKELGIRPDFAIACGGRTIGHVELKQPGSGANPEKWSVKSHDRKQWEKIKALHNVLYTDGYQWAVYRFGVQVGPTGILVGDLDSGSRQLVVADTGFERTLTHFFLPAPIVHDSINELVKRIAGICALLRDEVTERLTREEHGEADAAFSILADNWKDLLFPDARPEEFADQYSQTLTFAMLLARLEHIDLGRLTLPEVAIRLGKRHSLMGKALAVLTDDALDDLRGIIDPLIDVLSAVDPEMFKDETGDTYLHLYEGFLSAYDPELRRRTGTYYTAGEVVRFMVGFTDEVLRDRLGQEDGYGSEDVTVVDPAMGTGTFLINIIDHVAKSLTLKYGSTLKSGLLRELSGRLAGLEKQTGPYAVAELRVHHAFRSHDADITRRPPRLLVADTLDDPAVEHHLGFMYEAIARHRRMANKIKADEKVMVVIGNPPYLRGARQSGVGRWVTEGNPNGQGPILARFHPEDNGRVGYALDNLYVYFWAWSTWKVFDQLTASGAPKAPSGIVALITNSGYLDSEGSAGMRHYLREAADEGWVIGLCPEGAYSDTRTRVFQDVKREICIAVFVRHGAPDASTPARVWRLDVPAGTREEKFNWLEGLGLDGHRDGTSWQLCPTQWTAPFHVLSDSEWSAMPPVDALLPWTSSGNKNNRSWPVSPSRDVLESRWRRLVQAPAEDKAALLKTTRDRRPDKPEPPLPGQQERDSLAAEKETLPVTVPYGRMTFDRQYIIADRRVIDFPRPALWFAHNDQRQIYLSELHTESGRPGPAVSFTALLPDMHHFKGTEGGRVAPLYRHTHQAEPNVTPGLLRLLTKTHGVTVTAEDLFAYIAGTAGHSGYTRRFAANLAERGVRIPITRDPALWAELVEVGRRTVWIHTYGQRFASHHDSSPGSSPRLPPEEQPECVVVIGEDDGLPADISYDASTRTLTVGTGCIRPVAPEVWDYRIGGVQVIRKWFSFRKRKPDVERQTPLNDILPPTWPARWTVDLLDLINALGLLVALEPRQARLLDAVSSGPLISTDDLRGEGILPVPAYATKEPKPPRKSRRAPGPGQESLDFSD